Sequence from the Clostridium botulinum genome:
ACTGCAATTTTCATATATATTTCTCCTCCAAATTTTAAAAATTATTTTGATTTAAAAATGTATCTTTTGATACTATTTAGTATCAAATATCATTTGATATCAATATACCACATAGTATTATTTGAGTCAATATAGTCTCAAAACATATTTGAAAATATTTTAAAAGCAATAAAAAAAACATTAGGTTAAAGCATACCTAATGTTTTTATCTAATTCTTTACACTATTTATTTAATGAACCATATAAGAAAAAGTTTTCTAAAGTTTCTAACATGGAACTTGACGCTACCCTTCCCCTTCTTTCTGCATCTATCATTCCTGAAAAACTTGCTACAAAAAGTTCTGTTAATGCTGAAACACTAACATCAATTCTTACTTCTCCACTTTTTTGACCGTTCAAGAAAAATTTATCAATTGCTTTAAAATAATTACTCCAATATTTATCCTCTACACAATATTGATAACCACAAATAAATGTTAAAAATTCCTTGTTTTCATAATGTGATTGTATTAATAATCTTATACCTTCACTATAATCATTAAAATCTCTTTCACATATAGAGATAATATCCTCAACTGATTCAGAAGCTTTTTTCATTAAAATACTTTCAAGATTCTCTCTTGTTCCATAAAGACGATGTAATGTAGCTTTACTAATCCCAACAGATTCAGCGAGATCTTTCATATTACTTCTTGGATTTTCTACTATAACTACTGCAATATCTTTTAAGAGCTTATTATCATTAGTTGCTGAGCTCATAGATTTTCCTCCTTAATTGCTATTAATTTATGTATTTTATCACAAATCATTAAATAAACTAATAATGTTTAAATGATGCAATTTCATTTTTATTGTTACTTAATCATTGTATAATAAAGCATAAAATGAGTCAATATTGTCTCATATATAATATAGTACCCTTAACTACATTGAAATAATATACTTTGATGTATATTTGCATCTCCTCTATCAATTGATTCTATTTCTACACAAAAAATAAGATAGACTTTTAAGCCTATCTCTAATTTTAGATTTTTTCAAATTAATTTTGTTTTCTACAAACTATAATAAATCTATGTTCTATACTTTCTATATAGCCTTTAACATTTATCTCTTCATTCAATTTACAAAGCTTATCAAAACAATTTTCTACAGAGAAATTTGGAAATTCCCACTCAATAATTTTAGCAAAATAAACTATTGCCCCAATATCTTTAAATCGTAAATAAGGAAAATATTCTTTAGAATATAGTATTTCAAAAGAGTTCTTTTCTAAATTTCTTAAATTATTATCTAAAGTATTCTCACTATATAATGGCTTAAAATCTTTTATCAGTGCATTTGATAATACTTCATTATTTTTCCCTCCAACTTGTTGAGTAACAAAAATTCCATTTGGTTTCAGTATTCTTCTCACTTCTTTAATATTAAAAGACTCATGCCTGTTAATAATCATATCAAAAGTATTATCTTCAAAAGGTAACTTCGAATCATTAAATGCTTGTTTAACTTGAATACCTAATGGCTCCAATTTTTGTTTACATAATTCAAAATTAGGTTTCCACATTTCTGTAACAGATGTATTACTATATGGATGATTAATTGTTAATAAAAACTCTCCTCCACCGGTCCCCATATCTAATAACTTATAATCTGAATTTAAATATTTCTTCAATATATCTTTGTAATTCCAAGGTAATTCTTCATCATCCCATCTATTTTTTAAATAAGAAAAATCCCACCCCTTAAATGCAGCATCTTCTTCCTTTTTCCATAATTCTTTTAATTCATCATAATTCATAACTGTTCCTCTTTTCATTTATTATTTAACTAATAGAAAATTGGTGCAGTTTTCTGATAATATATAAAATTATTCTTGGTACAACCTACTATCAGCTATAATGACTGCACCAAGTTATTAATTCGCTCTTTTCCCATTTTGAGATTTCACCTACTTTCAAATTAATATTTATATATCATTATTTATAAAATCAATTTCACCTTCTATAGATAGCAATCTATAACTTTATTGCTCTAGTTGCAATAAATGTATCAATATACTTATCAAGCAAATCTCCTCCAGCATTATCTTCATAAAATCCAGTAATAGCAAAACCGGCTTCAATTTGACCACCAATTTGACTTTCTAATGTATGTCCAAATTCTATAGTATAATTATTATTAATTCTCTCTTCTAATTGTTCTTTGGCTAATTGTTCCAAATCAGAATATGGTATGCTATATGCAACCTCCAATTTTTTTTCATTTTCCCATTTATATAAATCAAAAATATATATTATTGGATTTCCAAAACCAGCTATAAGAACTCCACCTTTTCTTAATACCCTATAGCATTCTTTCCAAACCACATCTATGTTATCTACAAAAGCATTTGAAACTGGATGGAATATAAAATCAAAGCTTTCATTTTCAAACCTTGATAAATCTCTCATGTCCCCTTGTTCTAAGTTAATAGTTAAATTATCTCTTTCAGTAACCATTCTATCCTTTTCTAATTGACCATTACAATTGTCTAGTACTGTTACCTCAGCCCCTAATGCTGCAAATATTGGTCCCTGTTGACCTCCACCCGAAGCAAGACATAGTACCTTTTTATTTTTTATATCTCCAATCCATTCTTTTGGTACTGACTTAGTAGGTGTTAATACAAGTTTATACTCTCCATTCTTTGCATTCGCTACTTCCTCTGAAGTCACAGGAATAGTCCAAACATTTCCATTAGAAACTTCCTTATCCCATGCTTTTCTATTATGTTCTAAAACCTTCATCTACAATACTCCTTACCATCAACTTTTTTATCCATATTAATAAATTTTATTTTTCTCTCTATACAATTCCTTATTTATAAAATATTCTATGAATACTTTAAAATATTTTCTCATTAATTCTCTCCTTAATACCAATTGCACTCAGTATAATAAACAAAATAACAAACTGAATTTTATAGTATAGAATTCTTAATTTACTATTTACATTTATGCACATTATAAAAATTATTTAGTGATTTTTTTACTTCATTATCCATATTTTATGTTTAGTAAAAGATTGTATAACAAGTTATCAAAAGCTATTTTTTTATTATCTTATAAATAATAACTTTTAACGTAATACACATGTATATTATGTTTCATCAATTACTAAAATTCACTAAATATAACTTTTCATCTCTCATGTAATAGACCAATAAGACTTCTATTTATAAGATTTTTTCTTTTTTACTTTTGGAGTAGGAAGTTCTTCATACATATTCGTAATCAATTGATATAAAAACTCTTTATTATCGACATCATCAACCAAAAGCATTGGTTTTGCCCCCTCATAAGGCAACTCCTCAATTGCTTCTGGCATCAATTGTTTACTTGCCTTAGTTATCTTAACCAAAAAGCGGTCATCATATATTCCTCCAAAAATCTTTTCTCTATAATATAAAATATATTCCCCCATCATTTTTCTGTAGGAAACATCGTTAATTATATACAATTGTTCAATAATAAAATCTAAATATTCTTGACTAGAAGCCATATACTATCCCCTTTCCAAATTGTATTATTTATTAAATGAACCAATCTCAATAAGATTCCCCTCTGGGTCAGCAATATAACATGTTCTTTGCCCCCAAGGTTCGGTTGTTGGTTTCATTACTGATTGTATTCCTTTAGACATAATATCTGCATATACTAAATCCACATCACTATATTTAGGAACACTTAAAAAAATTTCGTAATGACCATTTATCCCTTTAGCATAATTAAATCGTTTGTTTGTCATTTTTTGAAAATCATTTCTTCCATAAAACATAAAAAGTACTCCATCCTTTTTCAACATTACGTTTGGTTCTTTTCCATCCCACTTTATTTCAAATCCAAGTATATTTTTATAGAACTCAACCATAGTTTTCATATCACTAACAAATATTCCAATACCCTCTAATTTCATTTTAATCTTCCTTTCAAAATTAAAATTTTATCTAAAACACTGCAAATTGGAATTTATAAGTTTTTATTCCTATTGAAGTTTTTTCCACTTTCGTATTTTTGTCCTAAATGATTTGAATGGTGAAACTGTATTTATATGAATCCACTTCCATATGGGCCAGTTAGAAGAAGTTGATGATGACCATTTTCTTCCTCCTTGTTGAAACAATTCAATATCTGTATATGTATTTATCAATTCAATAATTTTCTCTTCTGTTTCTATAAACATAATACATAATTCTTTTAGAGTATATCCATCATATTGCTTATAAAAATTTTCATACAATCCACCAAGGTTATTCCATTTATAGTTTGGAGTTGGTGTTATAACATTCTGTCCTTTTTTCTCTTGATTCTCCCAATCAAGAATAAGATTCATCCATCCCAATTGATAAGCAATCATTTGAGCTGGAGTTCGCTCTACTTCATCTATTAATTTATCTTTATCTTTTTCATCAATGCCATCAAATTTATTAATAAATAATTTTGCTCGTTTTGAAATTTCTAAAATAAGCGCGTCTCTATTTTTATATGCTACCACTTTTAGTTCCTCCTTAAAATTCTAATTTACCTAGTTGGAATCACATTAAATCCTTCCACTAAATTACTATTTATCTATCATTACTTATAAAATGAATTACTTCATTTTTATCTTCTAAGATATGTGAAATCAGCTCTTTGGGATACACTTTTATTTCTTTCAATTTTTCTAATGGAATCCAACAAAAATCCATATCTATTCTTTTATTTCCTACTTCATCATATCCCTTGAAATTCCTGTCAATAGGTATAGAATCTAAATTACTTAACTGAATTTTATAATATAAACTAATCTGATGGCATGGTTTTTTACCCCATGTAAAAAATATCTCCCCAATTGCAAACAAGCTAACTATCTTTATATCTGCATGTATTTCTTCTTTAAATTCTCTTATTAAAGTTTCCTCTGTTGTTTCTTGTATAGCCACATGTCCACCAATCAATGAGTATCCTTCATCTTTTAATGGCTTTTGAAGTAATATTTTATCATTATATATTAGTATTCCAGCTACACGATATGAAAATATAAAGTCATCTGTTTTAAATAAAATATCTTTTTTCATAATACTCCTATCTAAACTGTTGAAGTCATCTTATTTCTATAAATAATTCTTAATTTCCTATTTACATTTATGCACATTATAAAAATTCTTTAGTGATTCTTTTCGTTCTTGTGGTAATTCTGTTTTCTTGATGCCTTGAATTGCACCTTCTAGAGCTAATAATCTATGAATACATGCTGAAACATCATTTTTTTGTATTTTTAGCCAAGCTTCCTCTGCTCCAATATTTTTTAATTCATCATATGTAAATATCCCCACTTTATTCAATTGACTTTCAACTTCTTTACCGATATTAGGTAGTTTTGATAATTCCCCCATAAAAATCTCTCCTTCAAATTACCATTTTTATTATTTGTTTCATGTGTTTTATTATACCATATTATGTAATTTTTAAATTAATTTTCTATATAAAAAAGAGCCTATAGGCATAGACACTTTTTATATGTCCATCCTATAGACTCAATTACAAGTAGTAGTAAAAGGAATAACAATATCAAATAAAAAACATAATTATTCTTTTTTTATTTCTCATTTAATCTCCTTATAAATTAAAACTTCTTCCTTATTTACTCTTCGTCAAAAATTGTGCGACTGGTTCTTTTATATAAGATTCATAAAGAGTGTTATTGTTTCTTTTATCTGTTTCATTTATGTCTGCACCTTTTTGGAATAACAAATCAAAAATTTGTGTCAAATCTTCTTTAAGCTCATTTGTAATAATCCTATCATCAGCAATTCTATCTTCTTTATAATAATATGTAGGAAGTATTTGCCTAGCATCTAAAATCGCTCTTACCAAACATGAATTTCCATAAGAATCACAATAAGAAATATCAGCACCCATGTCAATCATCCTTTTTAATACATGAAATGACTTAGAAGCCTTATCTTTTGAATTAAATTCCCGAAATCCTACAATATCATCATTGGTATTCCACCTAGAGCTCATAACAGCTGCCATAATCGCATCTTGTAATACAGGCATTCTCCACTCATAACAACTTTCTTTTTCCATGAAATTCACATCAGCACCACAATCCAGAAAATACTCTGCAATTTCAAAGTTCCCAGATTTTATTGCAACTTGCAAAGGAGATTGTCCATGGTCTTTTTTAGGTGGCTGTTTTGCTGTACACGAAATCAATTCAGGTTTCTTTTCAAGTAATATTTTCACAGTATTTATATCACCTTGTCTAATTGCAATGAATAATTTTTTCATATATTCTCCCCTTTCTATTTTATAGATATATCTTATATTTTAATTAATCACAATCTGCACACAAACAATACTTTCCACATTTTAAACATCTAAATAAATAACCACACAGAGAACCATTTGGTGATAAGTATTCCTTCAGTTCTTCAATATCCCATCCAGTAAAATTTTCAAGGTTATTCTCCATATCAATTTTTTCAAGGTCTTTCCATTCTGCATCACCTAAAAATTCACAATAATCATCACAATGTGCAGGCCAATTACTTCCTTGCCAACTCATATAGCTAGGTGTTCTATGTAAGATTTCATCATCATATTCTTCATTTACCACATTTTCATTATTAAATAGATCTTGTTGAAATTCACCATGAAATTTTTTAGCAGCCATACCATTAGAAATACATTCTGGACATAAATAGTCAACATCTTCAATACAATAAAGAGAACCCTCATAATAAATATCAACAGTTTCACCGCAGCAATCACATACCTCTGCACCTCCAACTGTTAATATATTGGTGTTTATTGTATCTGGACAATACTTAAATTTAGGAATTTTACCTATAAAAGATTTTGTTATTTCATTTCTTCTTCTTATTGCTAAACGATCTTTATACAAGTCAGATTTTTTTCTTAATTCTGATAATCTCTTTCTATCCTTCTTGTTATTTTTGTCAGCCACTTTCGCATAACACCTATAAGCCTTTTCATGGTATTGCAATAATGAATATGTATTTACTAAAATTTTCTCTATATCAATACTCTTATTTGATTTACTTTCTAAGTCATACATAAAATCATATAATTTATCAACTTCTTCTATTGTTGCTTTTTCTTTTAAAAAATCTTCTTCTAATTTCAAATATATTTCATTATAATTATTATTCATACTATACCCAACTTCCTTATAAAATTACTCATCTGGCCAAGAATCTCCTTCATATCTACATATAAAATCAAAATGCATACTTTCAAAAATATTCATTGGATAAATTTCTCCATACTGACTCAAAGTAAAACTTTTTAAATCTGACATTTCATCCATATATGCTAAAGTATCGTGAATTCCACCTATTCGTGCTTTTTGTAGCATCTCTGCAATGATTTCCTTTTGCTCATATGTTAATGAATTTAACAATATATTTATTTTTTTATTTTCTTTTGTGTTTGGATATCCATGGCTTCTTACCCATTTTGCCTCTATTGATTCTTTATATTTAATCAGACCATCAATAAATTTTTTGTATAATAATAATCCTCTATTCATTTCATACCTTCCTCAAAAACAATATAAATATTTTATATTCCATAAATTAATCTTTGAAATCCCATTACAATACGGTACATAATAGGATATATTATAAACAAGAAACACCCAAATATTATATTTTCTAAATCCAAAGATATAATATTTAATAATAAATTTAAAGGAATTAATATAATATAACAATACATAAAGAATTTTGCTCCAAAGTTAAGAATTTTACTTTTCCCTTCAAATTTATCTAACCAAAATAATTTATGTAAAAAGGTTTTTAATTTTTCCATAATACTCCTCCTAATTTGCTAGTATGTTATACAATTATTTTCCTAATTGAAGTAATATACTTTGATGTATATTTGCATCTCCTCTATCAATTGATTCTATTAATTCTTTACCACCTAAAATTAGTGCTGGTGTAAAGAAATATATCTGATTTAATTCTAAACTCCCTTTAACAGCATATGCTTGTTGAAATAATTTTCTCCTTAATACTTCATTATAAATTTGTTCATTTACTATATATGATTTAAAAAACTCCTGTAAACTGTATGAACATACTATACTATTTCTATAATGAATACTAAGAAGACATATATCTTCAACATCATCTTGTAATTTTCTGTAATAAAAAACATCTCCAAAAGCAGTTAATATAATAGGTATTTTAGAAAAGTCTTCCTTACCAAGCCATTCATAGAAATTCTCCATATATTCAAGTGGATTAATAACTTTTATTATTCCATCACCATAATTTCCAAATCCATATTCTTTCCAAAAATTCAATAATTCAGTTGGTAATGAATTTTTAAACTGTTTAAGTTCCTCTTCTGTAGGTTTTAACAAATTATTAGATGGCTTAAATGTATTTATAAAATGTGAAAATATTACATTTTCATCATACTCTTTATTAATCTTTCTCTTCTTAAATTTATCAAATAATCCCATGTTATTTCTCCTTTAAATAAAATTCATTTGTATATACAGATTTATATCTTTTAAGTATCTGTTCCAACCTTATCCCATTCTGCGTTTTCATTATA
This genomic interval carries:
- a CDS encoding ClbS/DfsB family four-helix bundle protein, translating into MVAYKNRDALILEISKRAKLFINKFDGIDEKDKDKLIDEVERTPAQMIAYQLGWMNLILDWENQEKKGQNVITPTPNYKWNNLGGLYENFYKQYDGYTLKELCIMFIETEEKIIELINTYTDIELFQQGGRKWSSSTSSNWPIWKWIHINTVSPFKSFRTKIRKWKKLQ
- a CDS encoding ankyrin repeat domain-containing protein; protein product: MKKLFIAIRQGDINTVKILLEKKPELISCTAKQPPKKDHGQSPLQVAIKSGNFEIAEYFLDCGADVNFMEKESCYEWRMPVLQDAIMAAVMSSRWNTNDDIVGFREFNSKDKASKSFHVLKRMIDMGADISYCDSYGNSCLVRAILDARQILPTYYYKEDRIADDRIITNELKEDLTQIFDLLFQKGADINETDKRNNNTLYESYIKEPVAQFLTKSK
- a CDS encoding class I SAM-dependent methyltransferase; translated protein: MNYDELKELWKKEEDAAFKGWDFSYLKNRWDDEELPWNYKDILKKYLNSDYKLLDMGTGGGEFLLTINHPYSNTSVTEMWKPNFELCKQKLEPLGIQVKQAFNDSKLPFEDNTFDMIINRHESFNIKEVRRILKPNGIFVTQQVGGKNNEVLSNALIKDFKPLYSENTLDNNLRNLEKNSFEILYSKEYFPYLRFKDIGAIVYFAKIIEWEFPNFSVENCFDKLCKLNEEINVKGYIESIEHRFIIVCRKQN
- a CDS encoding class I SAM-dependent methyltransferase; this encodes MKVLEHNRKAWDKEVSNGNVWTIPVTSEEVANAKNGEYKLVLTPTKSVPKEWIGDIKNKKVLCLASGGGQQGPIFAALGAEVTVLDNCNGQLEKDRMVTERDNLTINLEQGDMRDLSRFENESFDFIFHPVSNAFVDNIDVVWKECYRVLRKGGVLIAGFGNPIIYIFDLYKWENEKKLEVAYSIPYSDLEQLAKEQLEERINNNYTIEFGHTLESQIGGQIEAGFAITGFYEDNAGGDLLDKYIDTFIATRAIKL
- a CDS encoding TfoX/Sxy family protein, giving the protein MASSQEYLDFIIEQLYIINDVSYRKMMGEYILYYREKIFGGIYDDRFLVKITKASKQLMPEAIEELPYEGAKPMLLVDDVDNKEFLYQLITNMYEELPTPKVKKKKSYK
- a CDS encoding DUF6547 family protein gives rise to the protein MNRGLLLYKKFIDGLIKYKESIEAKWVRSHGYPNTKENKKINILLNSLTYEQKEIIAEMLQKARIGGIHDTLAYMDEMSDLKSFTLSQYGEIYPMNIFESMHFDFICRYEGDSWPDE
- a CDS encoding CbrC family protein gives rise to the protein MNNNYNEIYLKLEEDFLKEKATIEEVDKLYDFMYDLESKSNKSIDIEKILVNTYSLLQYHEKAYRCYAKVADKNNKKDRKRLSELRKKSDLYKDRLAIRRRNEITKSFIGKIPKFKYCPDTINTNILTVGGAEVCDCCGETVDIYYEGSLYCIEDVDYLCPECISNGMAAKKFHGEFQQDLFNNENVVNEEYDDEILHRTPSYMSWQGSNWPAHCDDYCEFLGDAEWKDLEKIDMENNLENFTGWDIEELKEYLSPNGSLCGYLFRCLKCGKYCLCADCD
- a CDS encoding GAD-like domain-containing protein, giving the protein MGLFDKFKKRKINKEYDENVIFSHFINTFKPSNNLLKPTEEELKQFKNSLPTELLNFWKEYGFGNYGDGIIKVINPLEYMENFYEWLGKEDFSKIPIILTAFGDVFYYRKLQDDVEDICLLSIHYRNSIVCSYSLQEFFKSYIVNEQIYNEVLRRKLFQQAYAVKGSLELNQIYFFTPALILGGKELIESIDRGDANIHQSILLQLGK
- a CDS encoding NUDIX hydrolase codes for the protein MKKDILFKTDDFIFSYRVAGILIYNDKILLQKPLKDEGYSLIGGHVAIQETTEETLIREFKEEIHADIKIVSLFAIGEIFFTWGKKPCHQISLYYKIQLSNLDSIPIDRNFKGYDEVGNKRIDMDFCWIPLEKLKEIKVYPKELISHILEDKNEVIHFISNDR
- a CDS encoding VOC family protein, with the translated sequence MKLEGIGIFVSDMKTMVEFYKNILGFEIKWDGKEPNVMLKKDGVLFMFYGRNDFQKMTNKRFNYAKGINGHYEIFLSVPKYSDVDLVYADIMSKGIQSVMKPTTEPWGQRTCYIADPEGNLIEIGSFNK
- a CDS encoding winged helix-turn-helix domain-containing protein, which translates into the protein MSSATNDNKLLKDIAVVIVENPRSNMKDLAESVGISKATLHRLYGTRENLESILMKKASESVEDIISICERDFNDYSEGIRLLIQSHYENKEFLTFICGYQYCVEDKYWSNYFKAIDKFFLNGQKSGEVRIDVSVSALTELFVASFSGMIDAERRGRVASSSMLETLENFFLYGSLNK
- a CDS encoding TfoX/Sxy family protein, with the translated sequence MGELSKLPNIGKEVESQLNKVGIFTYDELKNIGAEEAWLKIQKNDVSACIHRLLALEGAIQGIKKTELPQERKESLKNFYNVHKCK